A single region of the Gemmatimonadota bacterium genome encodes:
- a CDS encoding P-loop NTPase, translating into MRKFRTYGEVEHATGSQLLEQVLDQRARLAARLSGIGTIIAIASGKGGVGKSAVTANLAVALASRGHRVGVLDADLNGPSLARMLGVRGGRLEDRETGVIPPTGVGGVRVISMELLQEGEDAPLRWRDPASDTFLWQSSMETTALREFLGDVDWGEPDFLLIDVPPGTDKIRRLLELVPGIPLVLLVSTPSEISRAVVARSVRLVREASAAEIALVENMSGYVCPECGHEHDVFPGDGVRQLSGVADVPVWARIPFDPVLGRETDRGHPPAGGEGERPASRALRELAGRVAGVVRAPFGGAP; encoded by the coding sequence ATGAGAAAGTTCAGGACATACGGAGAAGTCGAACACGCGACCGGCTCGCAGCTCCTTGAACAGGTGCTCGACCAGCGGGCGCGCCTCGCCGCGCGCCTCTCGGGAATCGGAACGATCATCGCGATCGCGAGCGGCAAGGGAGGCGTGGGAAAAAGCGCCGTCACCGCAAATCTGGCAGTGGCGCTCGCGAGCCGCGGCCACCGGGTCGGCGTCCTCGACGCCGACCTGAACGGCCCGTCCCTCGCCCGGATGCTCGGGGTCCGGGGAGGCCGGCTGGAGGACCGCGAGACCGGTGTCATTCCTCCCACGGGCGTCGGAGGCGTGCGCGTCATTTCGATGGAGCTCCTCCAGGAGGGCGAAGACGCCCCGCTCCGGTGGAGAGACCCGGCATCCGACACCTTTCTCTGGCAGAGCAGCATGGAGACGACGGCGCTCCGCGAGTTTCTGGGCGACGTGGATTGGGGCGAGCCGGATTTTCTCCTGATCGACGTGCCCCCCGGAACCGACAAGATCCGCCGCCTGCTCGAGCTCGTCCCGGGGATTCCCCTCGTCCTCCTCGTCAGCACCCCTTCGGAGATCTCTCGCGCTGTCGTCGCCCGGTCGGTGCGGCTGGTGCGCGAGGCGTCGGCCGCGGAGATCGCGCTCGTCGAGAACATGAGCGGGTACGTGTGCCCTGAATGCGGGCACGAGCACGACGTCTTTCCCGGAGATGGGGTCCGTCAACTCTCCGGCGTCGCCGACGTTCCGGTCTGGGCGCGGATCCCCTTCGATCCGGTCCTTGGCCGCGAGACGGACCGCGGACACCCACCGGCGGGAGGCGAGGGGGAACGTCCGGCCTCCCGCGCCTTGCGCGAGCTCGCGGGACGCGTGGCCGGAGTCGTGCGCGCCCCGTTTGGAGGCGCGCCGTGA
- a CDS encoding ABC transporter permease yields MSLPIWKLEWRLAFRRRRLLYFNVAIPLLLILPIKLAGAPSFHASAAYAVLFVLFGTFGSAIPLLREGDGGPLRRMVLSGFPEWAFLAQRVVAGSLLDLLQLLPALLFILFPSNLNPGALLVAAASLALALLAANLIGVWVAAAAGSIAEGALFAAVIALFLLHGSGVFRTPAPGTVGATFDAILPASPMHETLLGAAGSGIPTGLIGTLPIPSALTLLLFVVTLLIAPFILARISAPPR; encoded by the coding sequence GTGAGCCTCCCAATCTGGAAGCTCGAGTGGCGCCTCGCTTTCCGGAGGCGGCGTCTCCTTTACTTCAACGTGGCGATTCCGCTCCTCCTGATCCTCCCCATCAAGCTCGCCGGTGCCCCCTCCTTCCACGCCTCGGCCGCGTACGCGGTCCTCTTCGTCCTCTTCGGCACGTTCGGCTCCGCGATCCCGCTCCTCCGCGAGGGAGACGGAGGACCGCTCCGGAGGATGGTCCTCTCCGGCTTTCCCGAATGGGCATTCCTCGCCCAGCGGGTCGTCGCCGGGTCCCTGCTCGACCTGCTTCAGCTCCTCCCCGCGCTCCTTTTCATCCTCTTCCCCTCGAACCTTAACCCGGGCGCCCTCCTGGTCGCGGCGGCCTCGCTCGCCCTCGCGCTTCTGGCCGCGAATCTCATCGGCGTCTGGGTCGCCGCGGCGGCCGGATCCATCGCAGAGGGCGCCCTCTTCGCGGCAGTGATCGCCCTCTTTCTCCTCCATGGATCGGGCGTCTTTCGCACACCGGCGCCGGGGACGGTGGGCGCCACGTTCGATGCGATTCTACCCGCGAGCCCGATGCATGAAACCCTTCTCGGCGCGGCGGGGAGCGGGATCCCAACGGGGCTGATCGGGACCCTTCCGATTCCGTCCGCGCTCACCCTTTTGCTCTTCGTCGTGACACTTCTGATCGCACCCTTCATCCTGGCGAGAATCAGCGCTCCTCCCCGTTAG
- a CDS encoding ABC transporter ATP-binding protein — translation MVAPGPRPAAVLARGLEYRYRSGRIGVSQADLEVRPGEIVTLLGPNGSGKSTLLRLLATDLRPTAGSLALFGEATASSPRGLRRRIGYAPDTPVHVSPLTGEENAALFVELGARGAATPERISGLFEAFALSDVRRTPVSEYSFGMRRKLLLVEAIAPAPELLLLDEPALGLDPAGTGALRDAIRESASAGAAVVLASNETRDLPLWGSRIAFLHQGAIVEDAEVATLLARLGTGTRIEVGLEEEDAGARSDRGAGETLARRLLEVEGIEEARFTGRRLEVRSSAGGRVLPPLISTLLAEGLAILDVRVREPKLADLFFTLTGERLTGESAPLPSGNGEGQG, via the coding sequence ATGGTGGCTCCGGGCCCTCGGCCCGCGGCGGTCCTGGCGCGAGGGTTGGAGTACCGCTACCGCTCGGGACGGATTGGAGTGAGCCAGGCCGACCTCGAAGTGCGGCCGGGCGAGATCGTCACCCTGTTGGGACCAAACGGGTCGGGGAAAAGCACCCTCCTCCGCCTTCTCGCTACCGACCTCCGTCCCACCGCAGGGTCCCTCGCCCTTTTCGGGGAAGCCACGGCGTCCTCGCCGCGCGGCCTCCGGCGCCGGATCGGATACGCTCCGGACACCCCTGTCCACGTTTCGCCCCTCACCGGAGAGGAAAACGCCGCGCTTTTCGTCGAGCTCGGCGCCCGGGGCGCGGCCACTCCCGAGCGCATCTCCGGACTTTTCGAAGCCTTCGCCCTATCCGACGTCCGCCGCACGCCGGTCTCCGAGTACTCCTTCGGCATGCGGCGGAAGCTCCTCCTCGTCGAGGCGATCGCTCCCGCCCCCGAGCTTCTCCTCCTGGACGAGCCCGCCCTCGGTCTCGACCCGGCTGGGACGGGAGCCCTGAGGGATGCGATCCGGGAGAGCGCCTCAGCCGGAGCCGCCGTCGTCCTCGCTTCGAACGAGACGCGGGACCTTCCCCTTTGGGGAAGCCGAATCGCCTTTCTCCATCAGGGTGCTATCGTCGAGGACGCCGAAGTCGCGACACTCCTCGCTCGGCTCGGAACCGGAACCCGCATCGAGGTCGGGTTGGAGGAAGAGGACGCGGGCGCGCGGTCAGATCGGGGGGCCGGAGAAACGCTCGCCCGGCGACTCCTCGAGGTGGAGGGGATCGAAGAGGCACGATTCACGGGGCGCCGCCTCGAGGTCCGCAGCTCCGCCGGAGGGCGCGTCCTCCCTCCCCTCATCTCCACACTGCTCGCGGAGGGACTCGCGATCCTGGACGTGAGGGTCAGGGAGCCGAAGCTCGCGGACCTCTTTTTCACCCTGACCGGCGAGCGGCTCACCGGAGAGTCGGCCCCCCTCCCGTCAGGGAACGGGGAGGGCCAAGGGTGA
- a CDS encoding PCP reductase family protein: MKFLCIECDEVMAFAERQLPGDGTLAAVFTCGNCHREMAMLTNPMETRFVSSMGIQIGGREVPVQPMEATRGSLDGGSELAFVEPELRPRAGPAPVEWSPEAVERLQRVPSFVRGMVKRIYTDYAREREIRTLTPEIMDTARSELGLEGM; encoded by the coding sequence GTGAAGTTCCTGTGCATCGAGTGCGACGAAGTGATGGCATTCGCGGAACGCCAGCTTCCCGGCGACGGAACGCTGGCCGCGGTCTTCACCTGCGGGAACTGCCACAGGGAAATGGCCATGCTTACGAACCCGATGGAGACGCGCTTCGTGAGCTCGATGGGAATTCAGATCGGGGGGAGAGAAGTCCCCGTGCAGCCCATGGAGGCGACCCGGGGGTCCCTCGACGGCGGGAGCGAGCTGGCCTTCGTGGAACCCGAGCTCCGGCCACGCGCCGGGCCCGCGCCGGTGGAGTGGAGCCCCGAGGCGGTGGAGCGCCTCCAACGCGTACCGAGCTTCGTGCGCGGGATGGTGAAGCGCATCTACACCGACTACGCGCGCGAGCGAGAGATCCGCACCCTTACGCCCGAGATCATGGACACCGCGCGGTCCGAGCTCGGACTGGAAGGGATGTAG
- a CDS encoding DUF481 domain-containing protein produces MPDHFFRGLPLLGSILLLASAGAAAAQEAATGEAGDRSWEIEVEVGGTLFFGNRDQSIVATRTEISWADAKVESTVGLRFTYGESTDGEGVTEVNRRSWLVDSALDFRPGGLWRPFVTGRAESALERRIDRRYQGGVGVKYDNRIDRDNRTEFSLGVLAERTYRISTSTPSSDDRGDVGRLSSELRIRRTLISNRIGIDLQNAYRPVFDALGNFVVTSRNALTLELTEVFGLRFSHQSNYDSGAKDRGAGTNHDGELQISVVARF; encoded by the coding sequence ATGCCCGACCACTTTTTCCGTGGCCTTCCCCTCCTGGGTTCTATCCTCCTCCTGGCCTCCGCCGGGGCGGCCGCAGCGCAGGAGGCCGCGACAGGTGAGGCCGGCGATCGTTCCTGGGAGATCGAGGTGGAGGTGGGGGGGACTCTCTTCTTCGGCAACCGGGACCAGAGCATCGTCGCGACCCGCACCGAAATCTCCTGGGCGGATGCGAAGGTGGAGTCCACGGTCGGTCTCCGCTTCACTTATGGCGAGTCCACGGACGGCGAAGGGGTGACCGAAGTGAACCGGCGTTCCTGGCTGGTGGACAGCGCTCTGGACTTTCGACCGGGGGGGCTCTGGCGCCCTTTCGTGACCGGGAGGGCGGAGTCGGCGTTGGAGCGCCGGATCGACCGCCGTTACCAGGGAGGCGTGGGAGTCAAGTACGACAATCGGATAGACCGCGACAACCGGACGGAGTTTTCGCTCGGCGTCCTTGCCGAACGCACTTATCGAATTTCAACCTCGACTCCTTCCTCCGACGACCGGGGAGATGTCGGAAGGCTCTCCTCCGAGCTTCGAATCCGGCGCACTCTCATCTCCAACCGGATCGGGATCGACCTGCAAAACGCCTACCGCCCGGTCTTCGATGCCCTGGGTAACTTCGTCGTCACGTCGAGAAACGCGCTCACCTTGGAGCTCACAGAGGTCTTCGGCCTCCGCTTCTCGCACCAGAGCAACTACGACTCCGGGGCGAAGGACCGTGGGGCCGGCACGAACCACGACGGCGAGTTGCAGATTTCCGTCGTTGCGCGGTTCTGA
- a CDS encoding VWA domain-containing protein: MRFTTYTKYRGSILDALNLEALLEKLSDFLLDGGFAGGPHFHPYWGWSGADDRASTDALKEVLLRALLESGQLTPEMLEELGREGGGDADLRAQIAKLLNDLVQKMVDEGYISLDQQGPPGPGDEPPNREGKVDEAREASLRVDFTLTQKGMDFLGYRALRDLLGAMGKSSVGSHDTPHLSTGVEAGSTSRPYEFGDTMNLDLPATLSNAIQRSGLGTPLDLDYGDLMVHQAEYRSSCATVLMLDVSHSMILYGEDRFSPAKRVALALSHLIRTQFPGDSLRVVTFGDRAQEIPLAQLAQAQVGPFHTNTAEGLEVARRILLSQKKEMRQIIMVTDGKPSAMTLPDGRIYANSGGLDPRILERSYREVMACRKAGILINTFMLARDPYLVRFVEKVSEIARGKAYFTSTLTLGEYVMMDFLRGKRRRVG, encoded by the coding sequence ATGAGATTCACGACCTACACGAAGTATCGAGGAAGCATTCTCGACGCGCTGAATCTCGAGGCGCTACTCGAGAAGCTCTCGGACTTTCTCCTCGACGGCGGATTCGCCGGCGGCCCGCACTTCCATCCCTATTGGGGGTGGTCGGGCGCGGACGACCGCGCATCCACGGACGCCCTGAAGGAAGTGCTCCTCCGCGCGCTCCTCGAGAGCGGGCAGCTCACCCCGGAGATGCTCGAGGAGCTGGGGCGTGAAGGAGGTGGCGACGCGGATCTCCGCGCGCAGATTGCGAAACTCCTCAACGACCTCGTGCAAAAGATGGTGGATGAGGGATACATCTCCCTCGACCAGCAGGGCCCGCCCGGTCCCGGGGATGAGCCGCCGAATCGGGAGGGGAAGGTGGATGAGGCCCGCGAAGCATCCCTCCGCGTGGACTTCACGCTGACTCAGAAGGGGATGGACTTCCTCGGATATCGCGCCCTGCGGGATCTCCTCGGCGCGATGGGCAAGTCGTCGGTCGGGTCTCACGACACGCCGCACCTCTCGACCGGGGTGGAGGCGGGAAGTACGAGTCGTCCTTACGAGTTCGGTGATACGATGAACCTCGACCTCCCGGCCACCCTTTCGAATGCGATCCAGCGGAGCGGACTCGGGACTCCGCTCGACCTCGACTACGGCGACCTCATGGTCCACCAGGCCGAGTATCGCTCCTCGTGCGCGACCGTCCTCATGCTCGACGTTTCGCACTCGATGATCCTGTATGGAGAGGACCGCTTCTCTCCTGCGAAGCGTGTGGCGCTCGCGCTCTCTCACCTCATCCGCACCCAGTTCCCGGGCGACTCGCTACGGGTCGTCACCTTCGGAGACCGGGCGCAGGAGATCCCCCTCGCGCAGCTGGCCCAGGCGCAGGTAGGCCCCTTCCACACGAACACCGCGGAGGGGCTCGAAGTCGCTCGCCGCATTCTCCTCTCGCAGAAGAAGGAGATGCGTCAGATCATCATGGTGACCGACGGGAAACCATCGGCGATGACTCTTCCTGACGGCCGCATATACGCGAACTCGGGCGGACTTGACCCTCGCATACTGGAGCGGAGTTACCGCGAAGTGATGGCCTGCCGCAAGGCGGGGATCCTCATCAACACCTTCATGCTCGCGCGGGACCCCTATCTCGTTCGTTTCGTCGAAAAAGTTTCGGAGATTGCGCGTGGAAAGGCCTACTTCACCTCGACGCTAACCCTCGGGGAATACGTGATGATGGATTTCCTTCGCGGGAAGCGCCGGCGCGTCGGGTAG
- a CDS encoding ferredoxin, translating into MADVEERKAGELTVRIDRLICVGFGDCIEASPASFELDDEGIAIFRDGIEALSESEVVTACRTCPVDALTVLGPDGTQLAP; encoded by the coding sequence TTGGCGGACGTCGAGGAGCGAAAGGCCGGCGAGCTGACCGTCCGGATCGACCGGCTGATCTGCGTGGGCTTCGGCGACTGCATCGAGGCGAGCCCGGCCTCCTTTGAGCTGGACGACGAGGGGATCGCGATCTTTCGCGACGGGATCGAAGCCCTTTCCGAGAGCGAGGTCGTGACGGCCTGCCGGACATGTCCCGTGGACGCGCTGACCGTCCTCGGGCCCGACGGCACGCAGCTCGCCCCCTGA